AGGCTGAGGAAGCCGCCGAAGGTGTTGTGGTGGAGCCCGGAGACCTCCATGCGCAGGCCATGCAGCTGCCAGGTTTTTCCGCCATCCACCGAATAGTGGTACGTCACCACATTTTCCTGATTGGTCACGCGGATACGAATGCTGGATGCTTGCATCGGCACGCGCATCCAGGGCTGTTCCTCGGCGTATTCAAAGGTTTTCAGCACGTGCTCGCGCTGGGAAAGACCGACGCCGACGAAAGCCTTGCCGTTGTAGAACAGCAGCAGGCCGCCTTCGGCGCCACCGGTCAATTCGAGCGTCACCTCGGCCACATAGCTGCGATCACCCGGCAGGCAGGTCAGCGGCGAGCAATCCACCGGCGAACCACCCTTGGCGGCCAGGCGCAGGCCACCCGCCTCGTAGTTCAGCCGCCTGGTTTCTTCAGGCTTGGGGTCGAACAGGCTCCACTGCACGCCAAACTTGCGGCTGCTGAAATCGTCCGACAGGGCCAGGCCGTTCGGCCCGCTCACGCCACCCTTCGGCTTGGGCAGCGGCCGCGAGAGATCGCCACCCCTGGCCTTGAACCAGCCATCGGCGGTCCATTCGATGGGTTCGAGCAAGGTCTGGCGGCCCAGCGTGCGGAAGCCGTTCTCGTAGCCGTGATAGACCATCCACCAGTCGCCCGCCGGCCCTTCGACCAGCGTGGCATGCCCGCGCGACCACCACGGTTCCGCTGCACTGACCGTACGTACCAGCGGATTGTGCGGGCAATGCTCCCAGGGGCCATGTATGGAACGGGAGCGCGCCGCGATCACCATGTGACTGGTCGGCGGGCCGGCCGTGCCACCTACCGCCGTCACCAGATAGAACCACTTGCCGTGCCGCAGCAGCTTCGGGCCCTCGGGAGCAAAGTCCTCGACGACCCAGTCATCGGGATAGCGCCAGGGGCTGTAAGCCGGTTCCAGCTTGCCGTCGGCGGCCAGGCCATCGTCGGTAAGCCGCACGCGGCGGA
The nucleotide sequence above comes from Dyella telluris. Encoded proteins:
- a CDS encoding family 43 glycosylhydrolase — protein: MVDGSRRDAIKLMLAGAAAAPFSMGTAIAGPQAAPQPGGKAARQRAGIEGQRMADLGDGTYLNPIVAGDHPDPTILKDGSDYYMTFTSFYACPGLVIWHSTDLVNWAPVTAALTKPLGTVFAVDLCKHNGRYFIYIPASAGDRGWALYVIWADHIEGPWSDPIDLHIDGCIDPGHIVGEDGKRYLFVNGIRRVRLTDDGLAADGKLEPAYSPWRYPDDWVVEDFAPEGPKLLRHGKWFYLVTAVGGTAGPPTSHMVIAARSRSIHGPWEHCPHNPLVRTVSAAEPWWSRGHATLVEGPAGDWWMVYHGYENGFRTLGRQTLLEPIEWTADGWFKARGGDLSRPLPKPKGGVSGPNGLALSDDFSSRKFGVQWSLFDPKPEETRRLNYEAGGLRLAAKGGSPVDCSPLTCLPGDRSYVAEVTLELTGGAEGGLLLFYNGKAFVGVGLSQREHVLKTFEYAEEQPWMRVPMQASSIRIRVTNQENVVTYHYSVDGGKTWQLHGLRMEVSGLHHNTFGGFLSLKIGVYSAGEGSVLMRNFTYRAIA